DNA sequence from the Bacillus pumilus genome:
TATTGCGGGGCATATTTATGCAAATCAACTTGTAGATGAATTGCAGTTTCCATGTTTGGCTCTTGTTGTCTCTGGTGGACATACTGAGCTTGTACTAATGAAAGAGCACGGGTCTTTTGAGGTTATCGGAGAAACATTAGATGATGCGGCTGGAGAAGCTTACGATAAAGTGGCCCGGACGATGGGTCTCCCGTATCCAGGCGGACCTCATATTGATCGGTTAGCACATGAAGGAGAGCCAACGATTAAGCTTCCACGTGCATGGCTTGAAGAAGGTTCCTATCACTTTAGCTTTAGTGGATTAAAATCAGCTGTTATTAACACACTACACAATGCATCTCAAAAAGGAGAAACAATTGCTCCAGAGAATTTGGCAGCAAGTTTTCAAGCAAGTGTCATTGAGGTGCTTGTTGGGAAAACATTAAAAGCGGCTGAGGCCTATGGCGTCAAGCAGGTTGCCCTAGCTGGTGGAGTCGCTGCCAATAAAGGACTGAGAGAAGCCTTAACGATAGCATTCACGAAGCTTCCTGACGTGAAGGTTATTATTCCACCATTATCTCTTTGTACAGACAATGCAGCCATGATCGCTGCTGCTGGAACCATTGCGTTTGAAAAAGGTATAAGAGGCGATATGGCGATGAATGGGCAGCCAGGCTTACCGCTTGTCTCATATGAATGAAAACTCCTGTGGATACACAGGTTTTTTTCATTTTTAATGAAAGCGATTTATTCACAAGTAAACGTGATATATCCACAATTGTTAGAAAATTTCGTTTTAAAATGAAGTGGATCTGCACAAATACGTTCTTTTATGTGGATATGTGATTAAATCTCTGTGGATAAAGTGGATAAGTCCGATTTTCAAAAGAATAATAAAGAAGTTATTGTGGATATTAATGTGGATAAGAAATCTTCACTAAAAAGAAAAAAGAGCACCCATTAGGGCACTCTTTACGATTCGGATAGCTCTTCCCACTCTGAGAAAAGGGATTCCAGCTCTTGATGAAGTGTATCGTTTTCTGTTTGAATGTTTTGGACCTTCTCGTGATCTTGAAAAATAGCAGGATCACATAGAAGCTCTTCATTTTCACCAAGCCTCGCTTCAATGACAGCAATCCGTTCTTCAATTTCCTCGATTCTGCGCTGCTTTTGTCTTTCTTTCTTTTTCAGTTCTTTTTCTTCCGCATAAGAAAGCTTTGCCGTTTCAACTGGCTTGGCTGCTTGTTTTTTCAGCGCCTCATTTTCTTGAATCGCTTCAAGCTCTAATTGTTCATTTTTCTTTTCAAGGTAGTAGTCATAATCACCGAGATACTCTTTTGTTTCTGTAGGCGACAGTTCGAATACTTTCGTTGCCAGACGGTTGATAAAATAACGGTCATGAGACACAAATAAGATGGTTCCTGGGTAATCAATCAGTGCATTTTCTAAAATTTCCTTACTATCTAAGTCTAAATGGTTCG
Encoded proteins:
- the tsaD gene encoding tRNA (adenosine(37)-N6)-threonylcarbamoyltransferase complex transferase subunit TsaD, yielding MSEQTDRFILGIETSCDETAASIVKNGKEIVANIVASQIESHKRFGGVVPEIASRHHVEQVTIVLEEVMAQANMSFQDLDAIAVTEGPGLVGALLIGVNAAKALSFAHQIPLVGVHHIAGHIYANQLVDELQFPCLALVVSGGHTELVLMKEHGSFEVIGETLDDAAGEAYDKVARTMGLPYPGGPHIDRLAHEGEPTIKLPRAWLEEGSYHFSFSGLKSAVINTLHNASQKGETIAPENLAASFQASVIEVLVGKTLKAAEAYGVKQVALAGGVAANKGLREALTIAFTKLPDVKVIIPPLSLCTDNAAMIAAAGTIAFEKGIRGDMAMNGQPGLPLVSYE